TAATACATCTCAGATTTCTCAGTTAGCTGGTATGAGAGGTCTTATGGCAGATCCTTCAGGTAGAATACTTGATTTGCCTATTAGATCATCATTCCGTGAAGGTTTAAATGTTTTAGAATACTTTATTTCTTCTCACGGAGCTCGTAAAGGTTTAGCAGATACAGCTTTAAGAACTGCTGATTCTGGTTATTTAACTAGAAGACTTGTTGATGTATCACAGGATGTGATTGTTAGAGAAGATGATTGTGGAACAGATGATGGAATATATGTTGAGGCAATCGGTAAAAAAGGACCTAATGCGGTTGAACCACTTTCTGAAAGATGTATTGGACGTCACGCAGCAGAAGAAATAGTTGATCCTGAAACAGATGAAGTTATAGTTGAAAAAGATCAATTAATTGATAAAAATATAATGAAAGAAATAGAAGATGCAGGTATTGAAAAAGTAAAAATAAGATCTGTATTAACCTGCAAAACTGAAAATGGAGTTTGTCGCAAATGTTATGGTCGTAATCTAGCTACTGGGGAAGAAGTTGATATTGGAGAAGCAATTGGTATAATTGCTGCTCAATCAATCGGTGAACCTGGTACACAACTTACAATGCGTACTTTCCACACTGGTGGTGTTGCTGGTGATGATATTACTCAGGGTCTACCAAGAGTTGAAGAGCTTTTTGAAGGTAGAACTCCAAAAGGTCAGGCAATTATGACTGAAAGAAGTGGAAAAGTTAAGATTGTTAAAAAGAAAAATTCTACACGTGTTGTAATAGAAAATGAAGATGGAAAAAAGAAAAGTTATCAGATACCTTATGGATCAAAATTACTTGTTGAAGAAGGCGATATTGTTGAATCTGGTGATAAACTAACTGAGGGTCCACTTGATCCTAATGTTCTTCTGAAAGTAAAAGGAGCTCATGCTGTAGAAAATTATCTATTAAAAGAAGTTCAAAATGTTTATCGTTCTCAGGGTGTTGAAATTAATGATAAACATATTGAGGTTATAATTAGACAGATGATGAGAAAAGTAAAAGTTATGAATGCAGGAGATACTGATCTTCTTCCTGGAAGTCTTGTAAATCGCTTTGAATTCAGACAGAAAAATAATGAAGCTCTTGAAAATGGAAAAGAAACAGCAGAAATACAACCAGAATTACTGGGTATAACTAAAGCTTCACTTGCAACAGACAGTTTCCTTTCTGCAGCTTCTTTCCAGGAAACTACTAGAGTTCTAACTGAAGCTTCACTGGAAGGAAAGAATGATCCATTAATGGGATTAAAAGAAAATGTTATTATTGGACAATTAATTCCAGCTGGAACAGGAATGAAATATTATCGTGATATTGATGTTTTGGATGAAGATGGTGATCCAGTAGCTGGTCTTGAGGAAGAATTAGGAGATAGACACTAAAAAATGAATTTTAGTGTTGACAGGGTAAGATAAAGGTGTTAAAATATTTAAGTGTGCCCAAGAGATAGTATAATTTACTGGAGGGAAACAATATATGGTTGATTTACGTCATAAAAGAAAAGTTGTTGGGAGCAAAGAAACCCTTCAGGCTATAAAAAAAGGAAAAGCAGACTGTGTTTTTATAGCAAAAGATAGTGATACAAAGTTGAAAAATGAAATATTAAATGAAGCTAAAAACTCTAATATTAATATAAAAGAAATAGATAGCAAAATGCAATTAGGCAGAGTATGCGGCATTGAAGTTGCCGCTGCTTCTGCTGCTTTATTGAAATAACTGGAAGGGGGTGGAGTAATGCCAACAATTAACCAACTGATTCGTAAAGGTCGTAACAAAGTAAAAAAGAAAACTTCTGCGCCAGCACTTGAAGGTGCACCACAAAAAAGAGGAGTTTGTACTAGAGTTTATACTGCTACACCAAAAAAGCCTAACTCAGCTTTGAGAAAAGTTGCAAGAGTTAGATTGACTAATGGAAAAGAGGTAACTTGTTATATACCTGGAATTGGACATAATTTACAGGAACACTCAGTAGTTCTCGTAAGAGGTGGAAGAGTAAAGGATTTACCAGGTGTTCGTTATCATATTGTAAGAGGTACTCTTGACACTGCAGGTGTCGAGGATCGTAAACAGGCACGCTCTAAATATGGAGTCAAAAAGCCAAGATAAAGGGGGGAAATAGATGCGTAAACATAGAGCAGAAAAAAGAGAAATTGAACCAGATCCAGTTTATAATGATATTGTAATAAATCGTATTATTAATAAATTTATGTTAGATGGTAAAAAAAGTTTAGCAGAAAGTGTAGTTTATGAAGCTTTAGAATGGTTAGCTGAAGAAACAGATGAAGAAGCATTGTCTGCTGTAAGAGAAGCGCTAGATAATGTTAAACCTGCTTTAGAAGTTAGATCACGTCGAGTGGGTGGTTCTAACTATCAGGTACCAGTTGAAGTTGATGAAGATAGAAAATTAAGTTTAGCTCTTCGCTGGCTTGTTGAGGCTACTCGTGCTCGCAATGAAAGAAGAATGACAGAAAGATTGGCAAATGAACTACTGGATGCTTATAATAATTCTGGTGGTGCTGTAAGAAAGAAAGAAGAAGTACATCGTATGGCAGAAGCTAACAGGGCATTTGCTCATTACAGATGGTAATTATGTATAAAGTAAAGGGGGGACAATAATGGCCCGACAATTTCCGTTAAAAAAGACTCGTAATATAGGAATAATGGCACATATTGATGCAGGAAAAACAACAACAACTGAAAGAATGCTGTACTATACCGGAAGAGTTCACAAAATGGGTGAAACCCATGATGGAGCAGCTGTTATGGACTGGATGGACCAGGAACAGGAAAGAGGTATAACTATTACCTCAGCTGCAACCACTTGTGAATGGGACAATCATCGTATAAATATTATAGACACGCCGGGACACGTGGACTTCACTGTAGAAGTTGAAAGGTCTCTCCGCGTTCTTGATGGAGCTATTGCTCTATTTTGTTCAGTTGGAGGGGTTGAACCACAATCAGAAACAGTTTGGAGACAGGCTGATAAATATGAAGTTCCAAGAATTGCATTTGTGAATAAAATGGATCGTATGGGAGCAGATTTTTTTAGAGTTATAGATATGATGAAAGATAGATTAGGTGCTAATGCTATACCCATTCAACTTCCAATAGGAAGTGAAGATAAATTTGATGGTGTTATTGATCTTATTGAAATGGATGCAATTGTTTATGAAGATGAATTAGGTGTAAACTTTGAAAGAGAAGAAATTCCTGAAGAATATCAGGAACAGGCTAATGAGTATCGCCAAATATTATTAGAAGCACTTTCTGAAACTGATGATGAATTTATGATGACTTATCTGGAAGATGATGAATTAGATCCAGATTATATTAGGAAAGTATTACGTAAAGCAACTCTTGATGTTGATGTAATACCAGTTTTATGTGGATCTGCTTTTAAAAATAAAGGTGTTCAGATGCTATTAGATGCAATTTTAGATTACTTACCTTCTCCAGTAGATGTACCTCCGGTAGAAGGATTTAATCCAGATACTGATGAGGAAGAGGTA
The sequence above is drawn from the Halanaerobiales bacterium genome and encodes:
- a CDS encoding DNA-directed RNA polymerase subunit beta', producing the protein NTSQISQLAGMRGLMADPSGRILDLPIRSSFREGLNVLEYFISSHGARKGLADTALRTADSGYLTRRLVDVSQDVIVREDDCGTDDGIYVEAIGKKGPNAVEPLSERCIGRHAAEEIVDPETDEVIVEKDQLIDKNIMKEIEDAGIEKVKIRSVLTCKTENGVCRKCYGRNLATGEEVDIGEAIGIIAAQSIGEPGTQLTMRTFHTGGVAGDDITQGLPRVEELFEGRTPKGQAIMTERSGKVKIVKKKNSTRVVIENEDGKKKSYQIPYGSKLLVEEGDIVESGDKLTEGPLDPNVLLKVKGAHAVENYLLKEVQNVYRSQGVEINDKHIEVIIRQMMRKVKVMNAGDTDLLPGSLVNRFEFRQKNNEALENGKETAEIQPELLGITKASLATDSFLSAASFQETTRVLTEASLEGKNDPLMGLKENVIIGQLIPAGTGMKYYRDIDVLDEDGDPVAGLEEELGDRH
- the rpsL gene encoding 30S ribosomal protein S12, encoding MPTINQLIRKGRNKVKKKTSAPALEGAPQKRGVCTRVYTATPKKPNSALRKVARVRLTNGKEVTCYIPGIGHNLQEHSVVLVRGGRVKDLPGVRYHIVRGTLDTAGVEDRKQARSKYGVKKPR
- the rpsG gene encoding 30S ribosomal protein S7, producing the protein MRKHRAEKREIEPDPVYNDIVINRIINKFMLDGKKSLAESVVYEALEWLAEETDEEALSAVREALDNVKPALEVRSRRVGGSNYQVPVEVDEDRKLSLALRWLVEATRARNERRMTERLANELLDAYNNSGGAVRKKEEVHRMAEANRAFAHYRW
- a CDS encoding ribosomal L7Ae/L30e/S12e/Gadd45 family protein, with product MVDLRHKRKVVGSKETLQAIKKGKADCVFIAKDSDTKLKNEILNEAKNSNINIKEIDSKMQLGRVCGIEVAAASAALLK